From Cellulomonas fimi ATCC 484, a single genomic window includes:
- a CDS encoding glycosyltransferase, producing the protein MSRILFSLTPITGHVRPALPLVRALVDAGHDVVVCTGSKFADAVRAAGATAAPVVHGRDLDDAALDDWAREHHAPEPGVKRLQWDVTQHFLAPVPGYLQDLEDVVAQGRPDVVVLDTTSVAGALLAQRHGIPSVQVTVTPLPVSSRDTAPFGTGLQPPRTALQALRYRLLDAVVKRVVFRAAQRRALALVAEVGLPRPEGFFLDWMPTFATRVLHTSVPSMEYPRSDLPGTVETVGAILPRGVDAFDPPAWWDELPAARAAGRPVVLVTQGTVATDPARLLLPALEALADLDALVVVTTGTAEPQDVLPRLAPHVRAARFVPFDRLLPHVDVMVTNGGFGGVQQALAAGVPLVVAGRTEDKAEVAARVAWAGVGVALPTDRRTDATTARAVADGVRRVLGDASFARRAGEVAREYARYDAVGRVVEVVEELAWARQGERTAAT; encoded by the coding sequence ATGAGCCGGATCCTGTTCTCCCTCACCCCGATCACCGGGCACGTCCGCCCCGCGCTGCCGCTCGTGCGCGCGCTCGTCGACGCGGGTCACGACGTCGTGGTCTGCACGGGGTCGAAGTTCGCGGACGCGGTCCGGGCGGCGGGCGCGACCGCGGCGCCCGTCGTGCACGGCCGCGACCTGGACGACGCCGCGCTCGACGACTGGGCGCGCGAGCACCACGCCCCCGAACCCGGCGTGAAGCGGCTGCAGTGGGACGTCACGCAGCACTTCCTCGCGCCCGTCCCCGGGTACCTGCAGGACCTCGAGGACGTCGTCGCCCAGGGGCGGCCCGACGTGGTGGTCCTCGACACGACGAGCGTCGCGGGCGCGCTGCTCGCGCAGCGGCACGGCATCCCGTCGGTCCAGGTCACGGTCACACCGCTGCCGGTGTCGAGCCGCGACACCGCACCGTTCGGCACGGGCCTGCAGCCGCCGCGCACGGCCCTGCAGGCGCTGCGCTACCGCCTGCTCGACGCCGTCGTGAAGCGCGTCGTCTTCCGGGCCGCGCAGCGCCGGGCGCTCGCGCTCGTCGCCGAGGTCGGCCTGCCGCGTCCCGAGGGCTTCTTCCTCGACTGGATGCCGACGTTCGCGACGCGCGTGCTGCACACGTCGGTGCCGTCGATGGAGTACCCGCGCAGCGACCTGCCGGGCACGGTCGAGACCGTCGGCGCGATCCTGCCCCGCGGCGTCGACGCGTTCGACCCGCCGGCGTGGTGGGACGAGCTCCCGGCCGCACGGGCCGCGGGTCGGCCCGTCGTGCTCGTGACGCAGGGGACGGTCGCGACCGACCCGGCGCGCCTGCTGCTCCCGGCGCTCGAGGCGCTCGCCGACCTCGACGCGCTGGTCGTCGTCACCACGGGGACCGCGGAGCCGCAGGACGTCCTGCCGCGGCTCGCGCCGCACGTGCGGGCGGCCCGCTTCGTGCCGTTCGACCGGCTGCTGCCGCACGTCGACGTCATGGTGACGAACGGCGGGTTCGGCGGCGTGCAGCAGGCGCTCGCTGCCGGTGTGCCGCTCGTGGTCGCGGGACGCACGGAGGACAAGGCCGAGGTCGCCGCGCGGGTCGCGTGGGCCGGCGTGGGGGTGGCCCTCCCGACCGACCGGCGCACCGACGCCACCACGGCGCGGGCCGTCGCCGACGGGGTGCGGCGGGTGCTGGGCGACGCGTCCTTCGCGCGCCGGGCGGGCGAGGTCGCGCGGGAGTACGCGCGGTACGACGCGGTCGGTCGCGTCGTCGAGGTGGTCGAGGAGCTGGCGTGGGCCCGGCAGGGGGAGCGGACGGCAGCGACCTGA